The following proteins come from a genomic window of Nitrosopumilaceae archaeon AB1(1):
- a CDS encoding acetyl-CoA carboxylase biotin carboxyl carrier protein subunit has product MNFKIDAQDGEFAGRLLSNLGNGNYILQINDRKINLQIQSITSDGMDILLDNKYHHVRFVQTTTANMTLNIDGIPISVLLNNHLDDIVYKNSETSGGSRGKQNLHSQIPGKVVSIAISEGDDVKTDDTVCVLESMKMQVKIKSIRDGKVTSLKIKEGDTVAKGDTIAIIE; this is encoded by the coding sequence ATGAATTTTAAAATTGATGCACAAGATGGAGAATTTGCAGGTAGACTATTATCTAATCTTGGTAATGGCAATTATATTTTACAAATTAATGATAGAAAAATCAATTTGCAAATACAATCAATTACTTCTGACGGTATGGATATTCTACTAGACAACAAGTATCATCATGTACGGTTTGTACAAACTACAACTGCTAATATGACCTTAAACATAGATGGAATCCCCATCTCTGTTTTACTAAATAATCACCTTGATGATATTGTGTATAAAAATTCTGAAACCAGTGGTGGTTCTAGAGGAAAACAAAATCTGCACAGCCAGATTCCTGGCAAAGTTGTCTCAATTGCAATATCTGAAGGCGATGATGTAAAGACTGATGATACTGTGTGTGTCTTGGAATCTATGAAGATGCAAGTCAAAATAAAATCAATTCGTGATGGTAAAGTGACTAGTCTTAAAATTAAAGAAGGTGATACTGTGGCTAAAGGCGACACTATTGCTATCATTGAATAA
- a CDS encoding 30S ribosomal protein S4 — MGDPKYSRRIWKKPKRPLNYDLKMDELKLLGTFGLKTKRELWKARTELSRVRKQARSLLALRKEIREEKEPIFMKSLIKIKLVDSESTLDNVLNLQITNLLERRLQTIAHKKLEFTTAYQARQAITHCHVMIDDRIIDVPSYIVKRDEEDKIHFASGSNLQKNIGKMKTKRKVEPPSEEGDTPYVSVPAKSAQVATGVRPTTKTDAKMVEKKDTTLVSKKEDGARESKKEDMNEKSKKEDGARESKKEDMNEKSKKEDGARESKKEDMNEKSKKED; from the coding sequence TTGGGAGATCCAAAGTATTCTAGACGTATTTGGAAAAAACCAAAGCGTCCATTGAATTATGATTTAAAGATGGATGAACTCAAACTATTAGGTACATTTGGATTAAAGACAAAGAGAGAGTTGTGGAAGGCACGAACAGAATTATCACGAGTGAGAAAACAGGCACGATCACTATTAGCTTTGAGAAAAGAGATTAGAGAAGAAAAGGAACCAATATTCATGAAATCACTAATAAAAATAAAACTAGTAGATAGTGAATCGACATTAGATAATGTATTAAATTTACAAATAACAAATCTTCTTGAGAGAAGACTACAAACCATTGCACACAAAAAATTAGAATTCACTACAGCATATCAGGCACGACAGGCAATTACACATTGTCATGTTATGATTGATGACAGAATCATAGATGTTCCATCATATATTGTAAAGAGAGATGAGGAAGATAAAATACACTTTGCGTCTGGTTCTAATTTACAAAAAAATATTGGCAAGATGAAAACAAAACGTAAGGTAGAGCCCCCAAGTGAAGAAGGTGACACCCCATATGTATCGGTGCCAGCAAAATCTGCTCAAGTTGCAACAGGGGTAAGGCCTACAACAAAGACAGATGCTAAAATGGTAGAAAAAAAAGATACCACTCTAGTATCTAAAAAAGAAGATGGTGCTAGAGAATCTAAAAAAGAAGATATGAATGAAAAATCTAAAAAAGAAGATGGTGCTAGAGAATCTAAAAAAGAAGATATGAATGAAAAATCTAAAAAAGAAGATGGTGCTAGAGAATCTAAAAAAGAAGATATGAATGAAAAATCTAAAAAAGAAGACTAG
- a CDS encoding 30S ribosomal protein S13, whose amino-acid sequence MSISGYEHIIRIVGNDIIGEKKLLIGLQQIKGVGRAFANAILDKLEMSSDSNIGNMTEKQVKDIEGILEDPIKAGFPIWFLNRQQNLETGNDLHLITSDVPFTIRNDVEREKLIGSWRGYRHMFGLKVRGQRTRTTGRKGGAVGVAKGGKIMPAKTGDAPLKVQQRQVVQKAQHRQRLEMHQLQDQPKLHHQLQNQKRRKRSECDWEIQSILDVFGKNQSVH is encoded by the coding sequence TTGAGTATTAGTGGATATGAACATATTATTAGAATAGTTGGCAACGACATTATCGGAGAGAAGAAATTACTGATCGGATTACAGCAGATAAAGGGCGTAGGCAGAGCATTTGCAAATGCAATTTTAGATAAATTAGAAATGAGTTCAGATTCGAATATTGGCAATATGACAGAAAAACAGGTAAAAGACATAGAAGGTATATTGGAGGATCCAATAAAGGCAGGTTTCCCAATATGGTTTCTAAACAGACAACAAAATCTTGAGACTGGAAATGATTTACATCTAATCACATCGGATGTTCCATTTACAATTAGAAATGATGTAGAGCGTGAAAAATTAATAGGTAGTTGGAGAGGATATAGACACATGTTTGGATTAAAAGTTCGTGGACAACGAACTCGTACAACCGGAAGAAAAGGCGGAGCTGTCGGAGTTGCAAAGGGTGGTAAAATAATGCCAGCAAAGACAGGAGATGCACCACTGAAAGTGCAACAGAGGCAGGTAGTGCAGAAGGCGCAACACCGGCAAAGACTGGAGATGCACCAGCTGCAGGATCAACCAAAGCTCCACCACCAGCTGCAAAACCAGAAGAGAAGAAAAAGGAGTGAGTGTGATTGGGAGATCCAAAGTATTCTAGACGTATTTGGAAAAAACCAAAGCGTCCATTGA
- a CDS encoding multicopper oxidase domain-containing protein yields the protein MGMVLVIAVASSILYFSVSSVMGTSHDTSTFITHNGEVITTYGDILNPQYSTSTVEFDPNQYLRNFNYGTVSTLPDGTTLREFTIIAEDHLIQEISPGIFYNVWTFNGTVPGPTIRVTEGDLVRIHFINNGSKPHTMHFHGIHEAQFDGVFEPVGANGGQFTYEWIADPVGVHPYHCHVMPLEEHILHGLYGVYIVNPKEPREPADEMVMVLNGFDTDFDTENNIYAANTVPFYYQHHPIQINVGDLVRIYVVNMVEFDPINNFHLHGNLYFYYPTGTSTVPSEYTDMITLSQTERGIMEFSYDYPGKYLFHAHKVEFSEKGWAGLFLVKGNADSDYGT from the coding sequence ATGGGAATGGTACTAGTAATAGCCGTTGCAAGCTCAATTCTATACTTTTCTGTATCTAGTGTAATGGGGACTAGCCATGATACTAGTACATTCATTACTCATAATGGTGAGGTGATAACGACGTATGGGGATATACTAAATCCGCAATATTCTACATCTACTGTAGAGTTTGATCCAAATCAATATCTTCGCAATTTCAATTATGGTACAGTATCTACACTGCCTGATGGTACAACACTACGGGAATTTACTATAATAGCCGAAGATCATTTGATTCAAGAGATCTCCCCTGGAATATTTTATAATGTTTGGACATTCAACGGAACTGTTCCTGGCCCTACCATTAGAGTGACAGAAGGTGATCTAGTACGTATACATTTCATTAATAATGGATCAAAACCACACACCATGCATTTTCATGGAATACACGAAGCTCAATTTGACGGTGTGTTTGAACCAGTAGGTGCTAATGGTGGACAATTTACATACGAATGGATAGCAGATCCCGTCGGTGTTCATCCATATCATTGTCATGTTATGCCACTTGAAGAGCACATTTTACATGGTTTGTATGGTGTTTATATCGTAAATCCAAAAGAGCCTCGAGAACCTGCTGATGAAATGGTTATGGTATTGAATGGTTTTGATACAGACTTTGATACTGAAAATAATATTTATGCTGCAAACACTGTTCCATTTTATTATCAACATCATCCAATACAGATCAATGTAGGTGATCTTGTTCGAATTTATGTTGTGAATATGGTGGAATTTGATCCCATAAACAATTTTCATCTACATGGGAATCTCTATTTTTATTATCCAACAGGAACTAGTACTGTACCATCTGAATATACTGATATGATAACCTTATCTCAAACTGAGCGAGGAATTATGGAATTTTCCTATGATTACCCTGGCAAATATTTATTTCACGCACACAAGGTAGAATTTTCTGAAAAAGGATGGGCTGGCTTATTCCTAGTTAAAGGTAATGCGGATAGCGACTATGGAACCTAA
- a CDS encoding divalent cation transporter codes for MEPNFSKPKLILGGLGPLIALVFFVFYILGPGSLLNDIGTPLPDITFDRIAFEDTEIIATIRNTGPVPLNVVMADVNDRIQPAAIEPNGYLERFETAILRIPXQWNEGEPYEIGVTIQDGTRFSSAVDAASPLLEPSKDLFVRLGLIGIYVGIIPIMIGLLWLPFIKKMNSSYYRFFLALTVGLLIFLGIDSVAEAGKVVDENIADIFDGTMLIAISLISSFLILHYLGGRLRKISSSPFILALLIAIGIGIHNFGEGLAIGASVALGSISLSTFLIAGFAIHNATEGIAIASPIAKRKSSILLLVGLGVLAGIPAVFGTWIGGFTFLPFLSVMFLAIGAGALFQVSYSVLSWIREDDKSLSSPSTVGGLILGFIILYITSIVI; via the coding sequence ATGGAACCTAACTTTTCAAAACCTAAATTAATTCTTGGTGGATTGGGACCACTCATCGCACTTGTATTTTTTGTATTTTACATATTGGGACCGGGCTCACTTTTGAATGATATTGGTACACCTTTACCTGATATTACTTTTGATAGAATAGCATTTGAGGATACAGAAATCATTGCAACTATACGAAATACCGGACCTGTCCCTCTTAATGTGGTGATGGCAGATGTAAATGATCGCATTCAACCTGCGGCAATTGAACCTAACGGATACTTGGAGCGTTTTGAGACTGCAATTTTAAGAATACCGTTNCAGTGGAATGAGGGGGAGCCATATGAAATTGGTGTTACCATTCAAGATGGCACACGTTTCTCCTCAGCAGTGGATGCGGCATCTCCGTTGTTGGAACCGTCAAAAGATCTCTTTGTTCGTCTTGGTCTTATTGGGATTTATGTGGGTATAATACCCATAATGATTGGATTATTGTGGCTACCGTTCATTAAGAAAATGAACTCTTCATACTATCGCTTCTTTTTAGCACTTACAGTTGGTCTACTAATATTTTTGGGAATTGACTCTGTTGCCGAAGCTGGTAAAGTCGTCGATGAAAATATTGCTGATATTTTTGATGGTACTATGTTGATTGCTATTAGTCTAATCTCTTCATTTCTAATTCTTCATTATTTGGGAGGGCGTCTACGTAAAATAAGTTCAAGTCCATTCATACTAGCATTATTAATAGCGATTGGAATTGGAATACATAATTTTGGCGAAGGTCTTGCTATAGGTGCATCTGTAGCATTAGGCTCAATATCTCTTAGTACATTTCTCATTGCTGGATTTGCAATTCATAATGCTACTGAAGGAATTGCCATAGCGTCACCTATTGCAAAACGTAAATCATCAATACTTTTGCTCGTGGGTTTGGGAGTTCTTGCAGGAATTCCCGCTGTATTTGGTACATGGATTGGGGGATTTACATTTCTACCATTTCTATCTGTAATGTTTCTGGCCATAGGTGCCGGTGCACTATTTCAGGTATCCTACTCTGTGTTATCGTGGATACGCGAAGATGACAAATCCCTATCTTCGCCCTCTACTGTTGGTGGACTGATTTTGGGATTTATCATATTATACATCACTAGTATTGTTATCTGA
- a CDS encoding leucyl aminopeptidase: MQVTLESKNPFKIKTQALCLLIADDTKMVKGSPDIVKSGIKDVHHEKITTIHTKTSAQRIILASIKGHEKDNDIIRHVSGLVAKKIKELELNEFVFVLPSQLKKQHVIIQNIIEGVIPAMYTFSKYKTRKQNLPTKFKIIAQRNKLNQQAVKHAKIISECVVFTKELCNLPPSECTPAVLADYAKKIAKTNSLKINILGKAQLIKGKFGGIVAVGQGSKNEPKLITLEYNGAGKQRPIVLVGKAVTFDTGGISLKPGEKMEEMKFDKCGGCVVLGIVKAVAELKLGLNIVGIVPSVENMPDGQAYRPGDIVTLFSGKTAEILNTDAEGRLILADALSYGEKKYSPRAIIDFATLTGACIVALGNNVAGLVSNNDSLAEKILDASQVTCEKLWRLPIDDDYMDMVKSDFADIRNMGIGRAAGTITAAAFLKNAINKTPWAHIDIAGTAWTQGATKYKSYNPKGATAYGVRLILKYLSNV, from the coding sequence ATGCAAGTAACATTAGAATCAAAGAATCCGTTTAAAATAAAAACACAGGCATTGTGTCTTTTAATAGCAGACGACACAAAAATGGTAAAAGGTTCACCGGATATTGTAAAGAGCGGTATAAAGGACGTACATCATGAAAAAATTACAACTATTCATACAAAAACATCGGCACAAAGAATTATTCTTGCTAGTATCAAAGGTCATGAAAAAGATAATGACATCATAAGACATGTATCAGGTCTAGTTGCAAAAAAAATAAAAGAGTTGGAATTAAACGAATTTGTTTTTGTATTACCAAGTCAATTAAAAAAACAACACGTAATCATACAAAATATAATCGAGGGGGTAATTCCTGCCATGTATACATTTAGTAAATATAAAACAAGGAAACAAAATTTACCTACAAAATTCAAAATTATAGCACAGAGAAATAAATTAAATCAACAAGCAGTAAAACACGCAAAAATTATCTCTGAATGTGTTGTATTTACCAAAGAATTATGCAATTTACCCCCAAGTGAATGCACACCTGCGGTATTGGCAGATTATGCAAAAAAAATTGCAAAAACAAATAGTTTGAAAATAAACATACTTGGAAAAGCACAATTAATCAAAGGTAAATTTGGAGGAATAGTAGCCGTAGGGCAAGGAAGTAAAAACGAGCCGAAACTGATAACTTTGGAATATAATGGAGCTGGAAAACAAAGACCAATTGTACTCGTAGGTAAAGCTGTCACATTTGACACTGGTGGAATATCATTGAAACCGGGTGAGAAAATGGAGGAAATGAAATTTGATAAATGTGGTGGATGTGTCGTTTTAGGAATAGTAAAAGCAGTTGCCGAACTCAAACTAGGCTTGAACATAGTTGGAATCGTCCCATCAGTTGAAAACATGCCTGATGGGCAAGCATACAGACCAGGGGATATTGTAACATTATTCAGTGGTAAAACTGCTGAAATTCTAAACACAGATGCAGAAGGTAGACTAATTCTAGCAGATGCATTATCATATGGGGAAAAGAAATACTCCCCCAGAGCAATAATAGATTTTGCCACTCTAACTGGAGCATGTATAGTAGCACTGGGAAATAATGTTGCAGGGCTAGTATCAAATAACGACAGTCTTGCTGAAAAAATTCTAGATGCATCACAAGTTACTTGTGAAAAGTTGTGGAGATTACCAATAGATGATGACTATATGGATATGGTAAAATCAGATTTTGCAGATATTAGAAACATGGGAATTGGCAGAGCTGCAGGAACAATTACTGCTGCAGCATTTTTGAAAAATGCGATAAACAAAACACCGTGGGCACATATTGACATTGCAGGTACTGCATGGACACAGGGAGCTACAAAATACAAATCTTATAATCCAAAAGGCGCAACAGCATATGGTGTAAGATTAATTTTAAAATATTTATCAAATGTATGA